The following are encoded in a window of Cyprinus carpio isolate SPL01 chromosome A13, ASM1834038v1, whole genome shotgun sequence genomic DNA:
- the LOC109065372 gene encoding LOW QUALITY PROTEIN: prokineticin receptor 2-like (The sequence of the model RefSeq protein was modified relative to this genomic sequence to represent the inferred CDS: inserted 1 base in 1 codon) → MEDANITHLAAIFVNPHSQVPVLDVHDTYTDFYDMDYGVPAEEMPDTTQGLAYFVATIVIGAVLVCIILVCGFGNFLFIATLARYXKLRNLTNLLIANLAISDFIVAVVCCPFLMDYYVVKQLSWDHGKVLCASVNYLRTVSLYVSTNALLAIAVDRYMAIVHPLRPRMKHQTAYCLITGVWIVPVLISIPSAYFASATKVPNGANRSKTFCAQIWTVDQQLYYRSYFLFIFAVEFVGPVLTMALCYLCISRELWFKSVPGFQTEQIRKRLRCRRKTVMVLIGILTAYILCWAPYYGYTILRDFHPTFISRERNSLVAFYIIECIAMSNSMINTFCFVSVKNNTVKYFKRIVLLRWKSTYTSRKSADETDINPQLTECRKGAELSGFNVTHITDD, encoded by the exons ATGGAGGACGCAAACATCACTCACTTGGCAGCCATCTTCGTAAACCCTCATAGTCAGGTGCCCGTTCTGGACGTTCACGACACTTACACAGACTTCTACGACATGGACTATGGTGTTCCTGCAGAGGAGATGCCGGACACCACGCAAGGACTGGCCTACTTTGTGGCCACCATCGTCATCGGAGCCGTGCTCGTCTGCATCATTCTGGTGTGCGGCTTCGGCAACTTCCTCTTCATAGCCACTCTGGCCCGAT AAAAACTCAGGAACCTCACCAACCTGCTGATCGCCAACCTGGCCATCTCCGACTTCATAGTGGCTGTGGTCTGCTGCCCTTTCTTGATGGATTATTACGTGGTCAAGCAGCTCTCCTGGGATCATGGGAAAGTGTTGTGTGCCTCTGTCAACTACCTCAGGACTGTCTCTCTCTATGTGTCTACCAATGCCTTACTGGCCATCGCCGTTGACAG GTATATGGCCATTGTTCATCCCTTGAGGCCCAGAATGAAGCACCAGACAGCATACTGTCTCATAACTGGGGTGTGGATTGTCCCAGTGCTCATTTCTATTCCCTCTGCGTACTTTGCGTCCGCAACCAAAGTCCCCAATGGAGCCAACCGCAGCAAGACCTTCTGTGCCCAGATCTGGACGGTGGACCAGCAGCTGTACTATCGCTCATATTTCCTGTTTATCTTTGCCGTGGAGTTTGTGGGCCCAGTGCTCACCATGGCCCTGTGCTATCTGTGCATCTCCAGAGAGCTCTGGTTCAAGAGTGTGCCAGGTTTCCAAACGGAGCAGATCCGCAAACGCCTGCGCTGCCGGAGGAAAACTGTCATGGTGCTGATAGGCATTCTCACAGCGTACATCCTCTGCTGGGCTCCATACTATGGCTACACCATCCTGCGCGATTTCCACCCCACATTCATCTCCCGAGAGAGGAACTCCCTGGTGGCTTTCTACATTATCGAGTGCATCGCCATGAGCAACAGCATGATCAACACGTTCTGCTTCGTCAGTGTAAAGAACAACACTGTCAAATATTTCAAAAGGATCGTTCTCCTTCGCTGGAAATCCACCTACACCTCAAGGAAGAGCGCAGATGAGACAGACATCAATCCCCAACTGACCGAATGTAGAAAGGGAGCTGAGCTGAGTGGTTTTAATGTCACCCATATTACAGATGATTAA